A genomic window from Streptomyces broussonetiae includes:
- a CDS encoding TetR/AcrR family transcriptional regulator, giving the protein MSTVNTPTGPDCHAPGRRDAEATKAAILKAARHLLARQAHADITLKAVAERVGVSPPLILKYFGNKDTLFARVMSFETDADALLDAPLSDLGRHMARHVLASQRDRGADPLLRIAFAPLHGDHGEILRANFRAQVTERLAARLTGPDPGLRAELAVAALVGLGVMYGIARGPHLHRTDVDTVADRYGPLVQAQLTPGG; this is encoded by the coding sequence GTGAGTACCGTGAACACCCCGACCGGGCCGGACTGTCACGCCCCCGGCCGCCGTGACGCCGAGGCCACCAAGGCCGCCATCCTCAAGGCCGCCCGCCATCTGCTGGCCCGGCAGGCCCATGCCGACATCACCCTGAAGGCGGTCGCCGAACGGGTCGGTGTCAGCCCGCCGTTGATCCTCAAGTACTTCGGCAACAAGGACACCCTGTTCGCCCGCGTCATGTCCTTCGAGACCGACGCCGACGCCCTGCTGGACGCGCCGCTGTCCGACCTCGGCCGGCACATGGCCCGGCACGTCCTGGCCAGCCAGCGCGACCGCGGCGCCGACCCGCTGCTGCGCATCGCCTTCGCCCCGCTGCACGGCGACCACGGCGAGATCCTGCGCGCCAACTTCCGCGCCCAGGTGACCGAACGACTCGCTGCCCGGCTCACCGGCCCCGACCCGGGCCTGCGCGCCGAACTCGCCGTCGCCGCGCTTGTCGGCCTCGGCGTGATGTACGGCATCGCCCGCGGACCGCACCTGCACCGGACCGACGTCGACACCGTCGCCGACCGCTACGGGCCGCTCGTACAGGCCCAGTTGACCCCGGGTGGCTGA
- a CDS encoding MFS transporter, translated as MDQPAPIPQPPGTPAAAPALRDRLTIPVLASGGILMAVMQTVVVPLLPDLPRLTGASAAAVSWTVTATLLSGAVLTPVLGRAGDMYGKKRVLTAALALMTIGSVLCALTSDIGVLIAARALQGAAASVVPLSISILRDELPPERRGSAVALMSSTVGIGAALGLPLAALVVQYADWHTMFWLTSALGALGVMGTWWAVKESPVREPGRFDVLGALGLAAALVCLLLGVSQGGTWGWGSARILALFLAAVVVLALWWWQQLRTGRPLVDLRLVSRPRVGLSHVAALLTGFAFYANSLVTAQLVQTPKTTGYGLGLSIVATGLCLLPGGVTMLLLSPLSARISAARGPRITLALGAAVIACGYAVRIADSRDLWMIIVGATVVATGTTLAYSALPTLILRAVPAGQTASANGVNVLMRTIGQAVSSAAVAAVLVHHSSPAGGVPVPTLHGYLLAFAMAGGVALAACVAALTIPGDGPADGTRRARVGVRGARDQALEGA; from the coding sequence ATGGACCAGCCCGCCCCGATACCCCAGCCGCCCGGCACCCCGGCCGCGGCACCCGCGCTGCGGGACCGGCTCACCATCCCGGTGCTGGCGTCGGGCGGCATCCTCATGGCGGTCATGCAGACCGTCGTCGTCCCCCTGCTGCCGGACCTGCCCCGGCTCACCGGCGCCTCCGCCGCGGCCGTCTCGTGGACGGTCACCGCGACCCTGCTCTCCGGCGCCGTGCTCACCCCGGTGCTCGGCCGGGCCGGGGACATGTACGGCAAGAAGCGGGTCCTCACGGCCGCGCTCGCGCTGATGACCATCGGCTCGGTGCTGTGCGCCCTGACCTCGGACATCGGCGTGCTCATCGCCGCCCGCGCGCTCCAGGGCGCCGCCGCCTCCGTCGTCCCGCTGTCGATCAGCATCCTGCGCGACGAACTCCCGCCGGAGCGCCGGGGGTCGGCGGTGGCGCTGATGAGTTCCACGGTCGGCATCGGCGCCGCGCTCGGCCTGCCGCTCGCCGCGCTGGTCGTGCAGTACGCCGACTGGCACACGATGTTCTGGCTCACCAGCGCCCTGGGGGCGCTGGGCGTCATGGGCACCTGGTGGGCGGTGAAGGAGTCGCCTGTGCGCGAACCCGGCCGCTTCGACGTGCTCGGCGCGCTGGGACTCGCCGCCGCACTGGTGTGCCTCCTGCTCGGCGTCTCACAGGGCGGCACCTGGGGCTGGGGCAGCGCCCGGATCCTCGCACTGTTCCTCGCGGCCGTCGTCGTCCTCGCCCTGTGGTGGTGGCAGCAACTGCGCACCGGGCGGCCCCTGGTGGACCTGAGGCTGGTGAGCCGGCCGCGGGTGGGCCTGTCGCATGTGGCGGCCCTGCTGACCGGGTTCGCCTTCTACGCCAACTCCCTGGTCACCGCCCAGCTGGTGCAGACACCCAAGACCACCGGCTACGGCCTCGGACTGTCGATCGTCGCCACCGGCCTGTGCCTGCTGCCCGGCGGTGTGACCATGCTGCTGCTCTCGCCGCTGTCGGCCCGGATCTCCGCCGCCCGCGGCCCGCGGATCACCCTCGCCCTGGGCGCCGCCGTCATCGCCTGCGGCTACGCCGTGCGCATCGCCGACAGCCGCGACCTGTGGATGATCATCGTCGGTGCCACGGTGGTGGCGACCGGCACGACCCTCGCCTACTCCGCGCTGCCGACGCTGATCCTGCGCGCGGTCCCGGCCGGCCAGACCGCCTCCGCCAACGGTGTCAACGTCCTCATGCGCACCATCGGCCAGGCTGTCTCCAGCGCCGCCGTCGCCGCCGTACTGGTGCACCACAGCAGCCCGGCCGGTGGTGTTCCGGTCCCGACTCTGCACGGCTATCTGCTGGCGTTCGCGATGGCGGGCGGCGTTGCTCTCGCTGCCTGCGTGGCCGCGCTGACGATCCCCGGTGACGGGCCTGCGGACGGAACGCGCCGGGCCCGGGTCGGTGTCCGCGGCGCGCGTGACCAGGCGCTGGAGGGAGCGTGA
- a CDS encoding lipase family protein → MTVPDTFDQTPSGYSVQRAYWLARAADLAYKDRSTIEDQAARWGFGQVRHHETRFTPPFPLQDTQAYTMAGDRMIVTAFRGTEPARIKDWLTDATTPPVTGPGGSGHVHHGFAEALRSVYEDLADCLEDLRTDGQALYFTGHSLGGALAMLAGARMYLENPHLAADGIYTFGQPRTCDTVLAEAFHRGLGGRTYRFVNNNDIVPQLPPEPVFTHVRALRYIDSKGRLHDSMPMFSALTDRAMGLTADVFAPASDGIRDHFMRNYLAALEKNLG, encoded by the coding sequence ATGACCGTGCCCGACACGTTCGACCAGACCCCCTCCGGCTACAGCGTGCAACGCGCCTACTGGCTGGCCCGCGCGGCCGACCTGGCCTACAAGGACCGTTCCACGATCGAGGACCAGGCCGCCCGCTGGGGCTTCGGCCAGGTGCGGCACCACGAGACCCGGTTCACCCCGCCGTTCCCGCTGCAGGACACCCAGGCCTACACCATGGCCGGCGACCGGATGATCGTCACCGCGTTCCGCGGCACCGAACCCGCCCGGATCAAGGACTGGCTCACCGACGCCACGACCCCGCCCGTCACCGGCCCCGGCGGCAGCGGACACGTCCACCACGGCTTCGCCGAAGCCCTGCGCTCGGTGTACGAGGACCTCGCCGACTGCCTCGAGGACCTGCGCACCGACGGACAGGCCCTTTACTTCACCGGGCACAGCCTGGGCGGCGCCCTCGCCATGCTCGCCGGTGCCCGGATGTACCTGGAGAACCCCCACCTCGCGGCGGACGGCATCTACACCTTCGGCCAGCCGCGCACCTGCGACACGGTCCTTGCCGAGGCGTTCCATCGGGGGCTCGGCGGCCGTACGTACCGCTTCGTCAACAACAACGACATCGTGCCCCAGCTGCCGCCCGAGCCGGTCTTCACCCATGTCCGGGCGCTGCGCTACATCGACTCCAAGGGCAGGCTGCACGACAGCATGCCGATGTTCTCCGCCCTCACCGACCGGGCCATGGGACTGACCGCCGACGTCTTCGCGCCCGCCTCCGACGGAATCCGTGACCACTTCATGCGCAACTACCTGGCAGCCCTGGAGAAGAATCTCGGCTGA
- a CDS encoding FAD-dependent monooxygenase, which produces MKVVCAGGGPAGLYLAILLKRQDPSHDITVHERNPEGSTYGWGVTYWRALLDRLQEHDLDSARAVEGASVRWNDGVAHVRDLTTRHHGDEGFGIGRHRLLELLADRARALGVRLEYESELTEPPTGADLVVAADGVHSALRTGHAEAFGTEIVSGRNHYTWLGTTRVFDAFTFAFVDTPHGWIWAYGYGYSDEGSTCVVECSPETFTGLGLDRADEGEGLVLLEKLFADVLDGHRLIARPGAGWLTFRTLTNRSWRHGNVVLLGDAAHTTHYSIGAGTSLALEDAMCLAGALGTHADLSEALAAYERRRRSELLSAQSAARYSARWYENLPRYIDLPPHRMFALLGQRHSPLLPYVPPQLYYGLDKAAGQLEVLRRLKRWLGPRAARALHARSGARRG; this is translated from the coding sequence GTGAAGGTCGTCTGTGCCGGCGGCGGGCCCGCGGGCCTGTATCTCGCCATCCTGCTCAAGCGGCAGGACCCGTCCCACGACATCACTGTCCATGAGCGCAACCCCGAGGGGTCGACCTACGGCTGGGGCGTGACGTACTGGCGGGCGCTGCTCGACCGGCTCCAGGAGCACGACCTCGACTCGGCGAGGGCGGTCGAGGGCGCGTCCGTCCGCTGGAACGACGGTGTCGCCCACGTCCGCGATCTGACGACACGTCACCACGGCGACGAGGGCTTCGGCATCGGCCGGCACCGGCTGCTCGAGCTGCTCGCCGACCGGGCCCGCGCGCTCGGCGTACGGCTGGAGTACGAGAGCGAGCTGACCGAGCCACCCACGGGCGCCGATCTCGTCGTCGCGGCCGACGGGGTGCACAGCGCCCTGCGCACGGGACACGCCGAGGCGTTCGGCACCGAGATCGTCTCGGGCCGCAACCACTACACCTGGCTCGGCACCACCCGGGTCTTCGACGCCTTCACCTTCGCCTTCGTCGACACTCCGCACGGCTGGATCTGGGCCTACGGCTACGGCTACAGCGACGAGGGGAGCACCTGTGTCGTCGAATGCTCCCCCGAGACCTTCACCGGTCTCGGCCTGGACCGGGCGGACGAGGGGGAGGGCCTCGTGCTGCTCGAGAAGCTCTTCGCGGACGTCCTGGACGGCCACCGCCTCATCGCCCGCCCCGGCGCCGGCTGGCTGACCTTCCGCACCCTCACCAACCGCAGCTGGCGGCACGGCAACGTGGTGCTGCTCGGTGACGCGGCCCACACCACCCACTACTCCATCGGCGCCGGTACCTCCCTCGCCCTGGAGGACGCCATGTGCCTCGCCGGTGCCCTGGGCACGCACGCCGACCTGTCCGAGGCACTCGCCGCCTACGAGCGGCGCCGCAGGTCCGAGCTGCTGTCCGCGCAGAGCGCCGCCCGCTACAGCGCCCGCTGGTACGAGAACCTGCCCCGCTACATCGACCTGCCCCCGCACCGGATGTTCGCCCTGCTCGGCCAGCGGCACTCCCCGCTGCTGCCGTACGTCCCGCCGCAGCTGTACTACGGCCTCGACAAGGCGGCCGGGCAACTGGAGGTGCTGCGCCGGCTCAAGCGGTGGCTCGGCCCGCGGGCGGCGCGCGCCCTGCACGCCCGGTCCGGGGCCCGCCGCGGCTGA